A window of the Zeugodacus cucurbitae isolate PBARC_wt_2022May chromosome 2, idZeuCucr1.2, whole genome shotgun sequence genome harbors these coding sequences:
- the LOC105209467 gene encoding acyl-CoA Delta-9 desaturase produces MCLSTPIAAAANSSTTSTNAGNCTGNCVNHNNNNNNNCTLNAADDSVSIRNRFCTNNNNNNSKAAATVADATEEQTKDLADNLGYKEENAVYKEIPQSATTAKEVLTASAPSDEIEYNPQIRWPDLIAQAFLHGGALYGIYLLFQAQFYTLLWVVALIWCSGIGITAGAHRLWSHKSYTASMPLRILLVFLFTIAGQRDAYTWALDHRIHHKFSETDADPHNAQRGFFFSHVGWLFLTPHPKVIEKRKVIDMSDLENDSVVMFQHKFYIPLFAIISIAMPVLVPWYYWNESLWISFWVNFNMRFTSTLNAAFFVNSVAHMWGKKPYDKSISPVESPLVSFLALGEGWHNYHHVFPWDYKTGEFGSYKLNVTTAFIDFCAKIGWATGRKSVSPDMIKRRAAKCGDGTRFLTDEYAHKDQVWGYGDRDIQKEDAIELAQMK; encoded by the exons ATGTGCCTTTCGACACCCATCGCCGCGGCTGCGAACAGCAGCACCACAAGTACAAATGCCGGCAACTGCACGGGCAATTGtgtaaatcacaacaacaacaacaataataattgcaCGCTAAATGCAGCCGATGACAGCGTTAGTATTAGAAATAGATtttgcacaaacaacaacaacaacaacagcaaggcaGCTGCAACAGTTGCAGACGCAACGGAGGAGCAAACCAAAGATTTAGCTGATAACTTAGGTTATAAGGAAGAAAATGCTGTCTACAAGGAAATACCACAAAGTGCAACAACGGCCAAGGAGGTACTAACAGCGAGTGCGCCGAGCGATGAGATCGAATATAATCCACAGATCAGATGGCCAGATCTAATAGCGCAAGCGTTTCTGCATGGTGGTGCTCTCTATGgcatttatttactatttcaaGCGCAATTCTACACACTTTTATGGG TGGTGGCGCTTATCTGGTGTTCTGGCATTGGCATCACCGCTGGAGCACATCGTCTCTGGTCGCATAAGTCTTACACCGCTTCCATGCCGTTGCGcattttgttggtgtttttgttcaCAATCGCCGGACAG CGCGATGCCTACACTTGGGCGCTGGATCATAGGATACATCACAAGTTCTCCGAAACGGATGCCGATCCGCACAACGCACAACGTGGCTTCTTCTTCTCGCATGTGGGTTGGCTCTTCTTGACGCCACATCCGAAAGTGATTGAAAAACGCAAAGTCATCGATATGTCCGATTTGGAGAATGACAGCGTGGTGATGTTCCagcataaattttatataccgtTATTTGCGATTATCTCAATCGCAATGCCCGTATTGGTGCCATGGTACTATTGGAATGAGAGTTTGTGGATCTCATTTTGGGTCAATTTTAATATGCGCTTTACGAGCACCTTGAATGCTGCGTTCTTCGTGAATAGTGTAGCGCATATGTGGGGCAAAAAGCCATATGACAA AAGCATCAGTCCCGTTGAGAGTCCATTGGTGTCGTTCTTGGCATTAGGCGAGGGCTGGCATAATTATCATCACGTTTTCCCCTGGGACTACAAGACCGGCGAGTTCGGCAGTTACAAATTGAATGTGACAACTGCTTTTATTGATTTCTGTGCGAAAATCGGTTGGGCCACCGGAA GAAAATCAGTCTCACCGGATATGATTAAACGGCGCGCGGCCAAATGTGGCGACGGAACACGTTTTCTCACCGACGAATACGCACATAAGGATCAAGTTTGGGGTTATGGTGATCGCGATATACAAAAGGAGGATGCCATTGAGTTGGCTCAAATGAAATGA
- the Scd1_0 gene encoding acyl-CoA Delta-9 desaturase codes for METQNSGADNVETQQQQQQTETLTSTDNTKECPKRIKREASWPSVLFYLHLHILGLYGIFIMFTSASLLTILFTFTLTFLGILGATAGAHRLWAHQTYTASTSLRIFLMLCQTLAGQGSIYGWVQTHRLHHQKFRQEDDPFYSGRNFLAAQVHSQIMSYTPEQEQLLKQVDMSDIEEDKVVMFQKKYYWVLYFFLHVLLPVNAPLEYWGDSIASATFVAFSLRYLIVLNVCWLINSAHFIWGLDKNFKASDSNSVFFITKSYWPQYHYLLPNDYQSGEFGDYSNDFITAMIRVFAALDLAMDLRTISSVAVRKGLTTAVETGRPIVECIQQHATEEFDEMPKNHFLNRDRFM; via the exons ATGGAAACTCAAAACAGTGGCGCAGATAATGTGgaaacccaacaacaacaacagcaaacagagACATTAACGTCGACAGACAACACCAAAGAATGCCCCAAACGCATTAAACGCGAGGCGAGCTGGCCTTCTGTGCTCTTTTACCTGCATTTGCATATACTTGGACTCTATGgaatttttataatgtttacGAGTGCCTCATTGCTGACAATATTATTCA CATTCACTTTGACCTTTCTGGGTATTTTGGGTGCAACGGCTGGTGCTCATCGCCTGTGGGCGCATCAAACGTATACAGCTAGCACTTCGCTAAGAATATTCCTGATGCTGTGTCAAACCCTAGCTGGACAG GGCTCTATCTATGGATGGGTACAAACGCATCGTCTGCATCATCAGAAATTCCGGCAAGAAGATGATCCCTTCTACAGCGGACGCAATTTCTTGGCCGCACAAGTGCATTCACAAATCATGAGCTACACACCGGAACAAGAACAATTGCTCAAGCAAGTCGATATGTCGGATATCGAAGAGGATAAGGTGGTTATGTTTCAAAAAAA GTATTACTGGGTGCTCTACTTCTTCTTGCACGTTCTGTTGCCCGTCAATGCACCGCTTGAGTATTGGGGCGATTCGATCGCGTCGGCCACTTTCGTGGCTTTCTCGCTGCGTTACCTGATCGTTTTGAATGTCTGTTGGCTTATTAATTCGGCACATTTCATTTGGGGTTTGGACAAAAACTTCAAAGCCTCCGACTCGAATAGCGTTTTCTTCATAACGAAGAGCTATTGGCCGCAATACCACTATCTGTTGCCCAATGACTATCAGAGCGGTGAGTTCGGCGATTATAGCAACGACTTCATTACAGCGATGATACGTGTATTTGCTGCTCTCGATTTGGCCATGGATCTGCGCACCATAAGTTCGGTGGCCGTGCGCAAAGGTTTGACGACTGCTGTAGAAACGGGACGTCCAATTGTCGAATGCATTCAGCAGCACGCTACGGAGGAATTTGACGAAATGCCGAAGAATCATTTCTTGAATCGCGATCGTTTTATGTAG